One genomic segment of Chitinophaga sancti includes these proteins:
- a CDS encoding putative zinc-binding metallopeptidase, with protein MKPLNALFFFLLVIALAACSKDNDDLSGVQDIPGLGGDTWVEDSLDKWLYDSLTVPYNIEVKYKWDQFEFDVTKTLVPPKEEVVIPAMQAIMKVWIDNYIKYAGELFFKKYSPKFFILSGSASWNDNGTITLGTAEGGRKVVMYLLNEFRTKEMDGYQLGDTSNVKQIFHVIEHEFGHILHQNIMYPTEFKKISVGLYTANWNNIYDSDAHQDGFVTPYAMSSENEDFVEMIATMLIEGKEGFDRIVNSIEDKTSDNGTTQAQAVAALRQKEAMVVNYYKSAYDVDFYALQKATRDSINALFY; from the coding sequence ATGAAACCGTTAAACGCACTCTTTTTCTTCCTGCTGGTGATCGCATTGGCAGCCTGTTCAAAAGATAACGATGATCTAAGTGGTGTGCAAGACATCCCCGGCCTGGGTGGCGACACCTGGGTCGAGGATTCTTTAGACAAATGGCTGTATGATTCCCTCACTGTTCCTTACAACATAGAGGTGAAGTACAAATGGGACCAGTTTGAATTTGATGTGACCAAAACACTGGTACCGCCTAAAGAAGAAGTAGTGATTCCTGCCATGCAGGCAATTATGAAAGTATGGATAGATAATTATATAAAATATGCCGGAGAACTTTTCTTCAAGAAGTATTCTCCCAAATTTTTCATCCTCTCTGGCAGCGCCAGCTGGAATGACAACGGTACTATCACCCTGGGTACTGCCGAAGGTGGTCGTAAGGTAGTGATGTACCTGCTGAATGAATTCCGTACCAAAGAAATGGATGGCTACCAGTTAGGTGATACTTCTAATGTGAAGCAGATCTTTCACGTAATAGAGCACGAATTCGGGCATATTCTCCACCAGAATATAATGTACCCAACCGAGTTTAAAAAGATCAGTGTTGGGCTCTATACAGCAAACTGGAACAATATCTACGATTCCGATGCACACCAGGATGGTTTTGTGACGCCGTATGCCATGAGCAGTGAGAATGAGGATTTCGTAGAGATGATCGCCACTATGCTGATAGAAGGAAAAGAAGGATTTGACAGGATTGTAAACAGCATAGAGGATAAGACCAGCGACAACGGCACTACTCAGGCACAGGCCGTAGCAGCCCTGCGGCAGAAAGAAGCGATGGTGGTGAACTACTACAAGTCCGCTTACGATGTAGACTTCTACGCTTTGCAGAAAGCAACCAGAGACAGTATTAACGCACTTTTTTATTGA
- a CDS encoding SusC/RagA family TonB-linked outer membrane protein — protein MFKKATLFLQLTVLALLLSIHAAGFGIQDALEKKISLELKDVLLKEALDKIGNLADVSFIYAGNSVTAIDKVDVNAHNEKVGTLLNRLLKPYSLSYTVLYDRIIIRQADKKINSSVTSTGHSVAFRTQDIKGVVLTANREPLPGVAVMIKGTTRGTTTNDKGVFELKNIPANAVLVINLSGYEPQEIPMATFSGDLLTVLLKEKTTKLQEVVVTGFQNIDKSKFSGAATRIKMEDAKIDGMPDVSRMLEGRVAGVSIQNVSSTFGSAPKIRVRGATSINGDNKPLWVVDGVVLEDVVNISNDQLSSGDPTTLMGSSVAGLNPNDIESFDILKDAAATALYGARAMNGVVVITTKKGKIGTPSIMYSGNYSTQLKPNYGNYNIMNSAQQMSVLAELERKGALTSDILSRGDNGVYGKMYEQLNADENGNFPLENTPEAKRKFLLRYASANTDWFNILFRTSFIQEHSLSISSGTDKSQSYFSTSYYHDNGWTVADRVSRYTLNFRNNYKLSDKVTAGFSVLGSVRQQKAPGALSRTSNPVEGQYDRDFDINPFSYALNTSRTLTAFDESGNREYFRRNFAPFNILTEVENNYLKINMMDLRLQGDFSWKLMKNLRYELVGALRYVKSSREHQITENSNMANAYRANGNSTIAENNKFLYRDPDNPDALPQVVLPYGGFYNRTEDLLVNYDFRNSLNYSLNVADRHNLNVLVGQQVKYADRQNSSNTGYGYQYDNGGVAFTDPRILKQTIESNFPYYGMSQDYDRFAAFYATATYAFKEKYNLTGTTRYDGSNKLGRSKNARWLPTWSISGSWNIDKEAFMKPATWVDYLALRASYGLTASMGPATNSNIVYQTVNSNRGHLDEVESVIKIAHLQNDDLTWEKMYTTNIGLDGTFFDRRLNFSIDAYRKKSFDLISLIKTSGIGGELYKAANYADMDSKGIEVMVGGDVIRRKDWGWKANVTFGYNTNRITNAKNIPSIFDLVVPEGGNKEGYPVRGLFSIKYEGLDPKNGYPRFLNQNGDISADVYLQDLNTSHLVYEGPVDPPANGGLSNTFHYKNLSLNVFVTYQWGNKIRLYPAFKTNYSDLDAMPKEFYDRWVMPGDETVTRTPSILDALEQNVIYGTYPYNNYNYSTDRVAKGDMIRLKTVSLTYQLPQYLVRKTGLKNLSVTGAAINPWLIYSDSKLRGQDPEFFNTGGVAQPIQKQFTLSLKVGL, from the coding sequence ATGTTTAAAAAGGCGACCCTATTCCTTCAACTAACCGTGTTGGCGTTACTGTTATCTATACACGCTGCCGGTTTTGGTATACAGGATGCACTGGAGAAGAAAATATCCCTTGAGTTAAAAGATGTACTGTTAAAAGAAGCATTGGACAAGATCGGGAATCTCGCCGACGTATCTTTTATATACGCAGGCAATTCTGTCACAGCCATCGACAAGGTCGATGTGAATGCTCATAACGAAAAGGTAGGAACGCTCCTCAATAGATTATTAAAACCTTATTCACTGTCGTATACCGTATTGTATGATCGTATCATCATCCGTCAGGCAGACAAAAAGATTAATTCAAGCGTTACCAGCACTGGTCATTCTGTGGCCTTCCGCACACAGGACATTAAAGGTGTGGTGCTCACCGCAAACAGAGAACCACTGCCAGGTGTAGCAGTGATGATCAAAGGGACAACCAGGGGGACTACTACCAATGACAAAGGTGTGTTCGAGCTGAAAAATATTCCGGCAAATGCCGTTCTGGTCATCAACCTCTCTGGCTATGAACCACAGGAGATCCCGATGGCCACCTTTAGCGGTGATTTGCTGACGGTGCTCCTGAAAGAAAAAACAACAAAACTACAGGAAGTAGTCGTAACAGGGTTTCAGAACATTGATAAGAGCAAGTTTTCCGGCGCTGCTACCCGCATTAAAATGGAAGACGCAAAGATAGACGGTATGCCCGATGTGAGCCGCATGCTGGAAGGCCGCGTAGCCGGTGTGTCTATTCAAAACGTATCCAGCACATTTGGTTCTGCCCCAAAGATCCGTGTACGTGGTGCTACCTCTATCAATGGTGACAATAAACCACTGTGGGTGGTAGACGGTGTAGTGCTGGAAGATGTGGTAAACATCTCCAACGATCAGCTCTCCAGTGGCGACCCTACTACGCTGATGGGTTCTTCTGTCGCTGGTCTGAACCCCAACGATATCGAGAGCTTCGACATCCTGAAAGATGCCGCCGCTACCGCTCTCTATGGTGCCCGCGCTATGAACGGGGTAGTGGTAATTACTACCAAAAAAGGAAAGATAGGTACACCATCTATCATGTACAGCGGTAACTATAGCACACAGCTGAAACCAAATTATGGTAATTATAATATCATGAACTCAGCCCAGCAAATGTCAGTACTGGCAGAACTGGAACGCAAAGGCGCACTGACTTCAGATATTCTTTCCCGTGGTGATAACGGGGTCTATGGAAAGATGTATGAGCAATTGAATGCGGATGAAAATGGAAACTTCCCATTAGAAAACACCCCGGAGGCGAAAAGGAAGTTCCTGCTGAGATATGCTTCTGCCAATACTGACTGGTTCAACATCCTGTTCCGTACCAGCTTTATTCAGGAACACTCCCTCAGTATCTCCTCTGGTACAGACAAGTCTCAGTCCTATTTCTCCACCAGCTATTATCACGATAATGGCTGGACAGTAGCCGACAGAGTAAGCCGGTACACACTCAACTTCAGGAACAACTATAAGTTGTCCGACAAGGTTACTGCCGGCTTCTCTGTCTTAGGCTCTGTACGTCAGCAAAAAGCACCCGGTGCACTGAGCCGTACCAGCAACCCTGTAGAAGGACAGTATGACCGCGACTTTGATATCAACCCATTCAGCTATGCACTGAACACCAGCCGTACGCTGACAGCCTTTGATGAAAGCGGTAACAGAGAATACTTCAGAAGAAACTTTGCACCATTTAACATCCTGACTGAGGTTGAAAACAACTATCTCAAAATAAACATGATGGACTTGCGCCTTCAGGGCGACTTTTCCTGGAAGCTCATGAAGAACCTTCGTTATGAACTCGTAGGCGCACTGCGCTATGTAAAGTCTTCACGTGAACACCAGATCACTGAGAACAGTAATATGGCAAATGCATATCGTGCAAATGGTAATTCGACCATTGCAGAGAACAACAAGTTCCTATATCGCGATCCGGACAACCCTGATGCATTGCCACAAGTGGTACTGCCCTATGGTGGTTTTTACAACCGTACTGAAGACCTGCTGGTGAACTATGATTTCCGTAACAGCTTAAACTACTCCCTCAATGTGGCAGACAGGCATAACCTGAATGTCCTGGTAGGGCAGCAGGTAAAGTATGCTGACAGGCAAAACTCATCCAACACCGGTTATGGTTACCAGTATGATAACGGAGGTGTGGCGTTCACTGACCCACGCATTCTGAAGCAAACGATCGAAAGCAATTTCCCTTACTATGGTATGAGCCAGGACTACGATCGCTTTGCAGCATTTTATGCCACGGCTACTTATGCATTCAAAGAGAAATACAACCTGACTGGTACTACCCGTTACGATGGGTCCAACAAACTGGGTCGTTCTAAAAATGCCCGCTGGTTACCTACCTGGAGTATATCTGGTAGCTGGAACATCGATAAAGAAGCATTTATGAAACCAGCTACATGGGTAGATTACCTCGCACTACGCGCTAGTTATGGACTCACTGCCAGCATGGGACCTGCCACCAACTCCAACATTGTATACCAGACAGTAAATTCCAACCGTGGACACCTCGATGAAGTAGAATCTGTCATTAAGATTGCACACCTGCAAAACGACGACCTGACCTGGGAGAAGATGTATACAACGAACATTGGTCTGGATGGTACCTTCTTCGACAGACGACTGAACTTCTCTATCGATGCATACAGGAAAAAGAGCTTTGACCTGATCAGCCTGATCAAAACGTCCGGTATCGGTGGTGAATTGTACAAAGCAGCCAACTATGCAGATATGGATTCAAAAGGTATTGAAGTGATGGTAGGGGGCGATGTGATCCGCAGAAAGGACTGGGGCTGGAAAGCGAATGTGACTTTTGGCTACAATACCAACAGGATCACGAATGCAAAGAACATCCCGTCCATCTTTGACCTGGTGGTGCCTGAAGGAGGTAATAAAGAAGGATACCCTGTAAGAGGATTGTTCTCTATCAAATACGAAGGACTGGATCCCAAAAATGGTTATCCCCGTTTCCTGAACCAGAATGGTGATATCAGTGCAGATGTGTACCTGCAGGACCTGAATACTTCTCATCTCGTATATGAGGGACCGGTAGATCCTCCGGCGAACGGCGGTTTATCTAACACTTTCCATTATAAGAATTTATCCCTGAATGTATTTGTCACTTACCAGTGGGGCAACAAGATCCGTCTGTACCCTGCATTCAAGACAAACTACTCTGACCTGGATGCTATGCCCAAAGAGTTTTACGACCGTTGGGTAATGCCGGGCGATGAGACGGTGACAAGAACACCTTCTATACTCGATGCACTGGAGCAAAATGTGATTTACGGCACTTATCCTTATAACAACTATAACTATTCGACCGATAGAGTGGCCAAAGGCGATATGATCCGTCTGAAAACAGTATCCCTCACGTATCAGCTGCCACAGTACCTGGTCAGAAAGACCGGGCTGAAAAACCTGTCCGTAACAGGTGCTGCCATCAATCCATGGCTTATTTATTCAGACAGTAAGCTGAGAGGACAGGATCCTGAATTCTTCAACACGGGTGGTGTAGCACAACCTATCCAAAAGCAATTCACACTTTCATTAAAAGTAGGACTCTAA
- a CDS encoding RagB/SusD family nutrient uptake outer membrane protein, translated as MKNFTRVSLISLGLLAMSSCSKYLDQSPDSTWTELNTPQKVSQLLGTAYPQANYIVFCEAMSDNATDKGAGVIERTNEDPYFFNDVNDINQDSPEWYWTSCYKAIAACNNALKACENATDTTQYQAQKGEALVARAYAHFMLVTFFSRFYNAATAATDPGIPYVTEPETVVFKQYDRGTVADVYDKIERDLLAGIPLINDQKYDVPHYHFNKSAAYAFATRFYLFKKDYAKVVEFANKTFPNNDLASYMRPWNTTYRTMTPSVLWETYARATEKCNLLLVETQSLYGRYVAQYRFGMDYSIESVALGRNVTGGSYTYPIYYYGTRDYFVPKLTEYFVKASVNATIGDPYVMVPLFTTEEVLFNRAEANLYLGNTNDVLDDLNLFASKRIVNYDATTHAVTIAKAETFYNTSSSSNALLNTILGFKRAEFIQEGHRWFDIQRYGITVNHYDINGAKTSIVAGDNRRVLQLPLSAQTAGLALNPR; from the coding sequence ATGAAAAATTTTACACGGGTATCATTGATCAGTCTGGGCCTGCTTGCTATGAGTAGCTGCAGTAAATATCTGGACCAATCTCCTGATAGTACCTGGACAGAGTTAAATACACCGCAAAAGGTATCTCAGTTATTAGGCACTGCATATCCGCAGGCCAACTACATCGTGTTTTGTGAAGCGATGTCTGACAATGCAACAGACAAAGGGGCCGGGGTGATAGAAAGGACAAATGAAGATCCATATTTCTTCAATGATGTGAACGACATCAATCAAGATTCTCCTGAGTGGTACTGGACATCCTGCTACAAAGCTATTGCTGCCTGCAACAATGCACTCAAGGCATGTGAAAACGCTACTGACACCACCCAGTACCAGGCGCAAAAAGGAGAGGCGCTGGTAGCAAGAGCATATGCACACTTTATGCTGGTGACATTCTTCTCCAGATTCTATAACGCTGCCACAGCAGCTACTGATCCGGGTATTCCGTATGTAACGGAGCCTGAAACGGTGGTATTCAAACAATACGACCGTGGCACGGTTGCCGATGTGTATGATAAGATTGAACGTGATTTACTGGCAGGCATTCCGCTGATCAACGACCAAAAATACGACGTTCCTCATTACCACTTCAATAAATCAGCAGCTTACGCCTTTGCTACCAGGTTCTACCTGTTTAAGAAAGATTATGCAAAGGTGGTGGAGTTTGCCAACAAAACTTTCCCTAACAATGACCTGGCCAGTTACATGCGCCCATGGAATACCACTTACAGAACCATGACGCCATCTGTGCTGTGGGAAACTTATGCGCGGGCTACTGAAAAATGTAACCTGCTACTTGTAGAAACCCAGTCCCTGTATGGTCGTTATGTAGCGCAGTATCGCTTTGGCATGGACTACTCCATAGAGTCCGTAGCATTGGGTCGCAATGTAACAGGTGGTAGCTACACATATCCAATATACTACTATGGTACACGCGACTACTTTGTACCAAAGCTGACAGAATACTTCGTAAAGGCATCTGTGAATGCGACTATAGGTGATCCTTATGTGATGGTGCCGCTGTTTACAACAGAAGAAGTATTGTTCAACAGGGCAGAGGCTAATCTTTATTTAGGTAATACGAACGATGTGCTGGATGATCTGAACCTCTTCGCCAGCAAGCGTATCGTAAACTATGACGCCACAACCCATGCGGTGACCATTGCCAAAGCAGAGACCTTCTATAATACTTCCAGCAGTAGTAACGCTTTGTTAAACACCATCCTTGGTTTCAAGAGAGCGGAGTTTATACAGGAAGGACATCGCTGGTTTGATATACAACGGTACGGCATCACTGTAAATCACTATGATATCAATGGCGCTAAGACTTCGATAGTGGCCGGTGATAACCGCCGTGTATTGCAATTGCCATTGTCGGCCCAGACAGCAGGTCTCGCTTTGAATCCCAGATAA
- a CDS encoding DUF4302 domain-containing protein — MRTNLYLYIFLTALCFAACKKEDDNVFKQSPDERINKVLSTYSAALTSAEYGWKGIVYPSAISTVPFSFYFKFDTANRVQMYADWDSSTLSVMQESSYRLKALQQPCLLFDTYNYIHILCDPDAGINGGYYGGGLLSDFEFILDSMSSDGDTIKLIGRLHGSKAVLVKATSKEAQDYYDRKRNWDFNYFSRFLTYFKKLHTGKGDYDIYINQQFKSVKIVNANVKFSAGYYLTPTGVSFDKPFTDAGETINGFDDVSWSEDNQLMTLKVNGRVVTINSDKKPYIVDSTAGSRWYNTAINAADYYYSDAGIHVDGQDDYYDFKSISGFEYLLYYPNFQSSGYDFNGIMENSYYGPAFKAKFSTSGIATFTYGGTWYTIPDYSSTTISNIITRFTESTGYYFVQTSDYNTYDMVNVKDARTWISWQLF, encoded by the coding sequence ATGAGAACAAATTTATACCTCTATATTTTTTTGACTGCATTATGCTTTGCCGCCTGTAAAAAGGAGGATGATAATGTATTTAAACAATCGCCCGATGAAAGAATTAATAAAGTGCTCAGTACCTACAGTGCTGCGCTTACCAGTGCCGAATATGGATGGAAAGGGATTGTATATCCCTCGGCTATATCCACTGTACCTTTTAGTTTTTATTTCAAATTCGATACAGCAAATCGTGTACAGATGTATGCTGACTGGGATTCATCCACACTCTCCGTTATGCAGGAAAGCAGTTACAGGTTGAAAGCCCTGCAGCAACCTTGTTTATTATTTGATACCTACAATTATATTCATATACTCTGCGATCCCGACGCTGGTATTAACGGCGGTTATTATGGCGGCGGGTTGCTATCCGATTTTGAGTTCATACTCGATAGCATGAGCAGCGACGGTGATACAATTAAACTTATAGGACGTTTGCATGGTAGTAAAGCTGTGCTCGTCAAAGCTACCTCCAAAGAGGCACAGGATTATTACGATAGAAAACGGAACTGGGATTTTAATTATTTTTCCCGGTTTCTTACTTATTTTAAAAAGCTGCATACTGGTAAAGGTGACTACGACATCTATATCAACCAGCAGTTCAAGAGCGTCAAAATCGTAAATGCTAACGTAAAATTCAGTGCCGGTTATTACTTAACACCCACTGGCGTCTCCTTTGACAAACCATTTACCGATGCCGGGGAAACCATTAATGGATTTGATGATGTCTCCTGGTCGGAAGACAATCAGCTCATGACCCTGAAGGTCAATGGCAGAGTTGTTACTATCAACAGTGATAAAAAACCCTATATCGTAGACAGCACCGCTGGCTCCCGCTGGTACAATACAGCTATAAACGCAGCTGACTATTACTACTCTGATGCAGGAATTCATGTAGATGGCCAGGATGACTATTACGACTTCAAATCTATCTCCGGTTTTGAGTACCTGTTATACTATCCCAATTTCCAGAGTAGTGGATATGACTTTAATGGAATCATGGAAAACAGTTACTACGGACCGGCCTTTAAAGCAAAATTCAGCACCAGCGGCATTGCCACATTCACCTATGGCGGCACATGGTATACCATCCCTGATTACAGTAGCACCACCATATCAAATATCATCACCAGGTTCACAGAAAGTACCGGTTACTACTTTGTACAAACCAGCGACTACAATACCTATGACATGGTGAATGTAAAGGATGCCCGTACCTGGATCAGCTGGCAATTATTCTAA